GCTGGATCCGGCGGAACCGTTGTTGAGGTATCGGATCTTTTTTTTAATACTCCGGCACGGGCAAAATTTCTTAAAAGCGATGCCACGGAAAAAAACCATATGTTCCGTTTGATTGAAGAAATGAGCTTGGCAAGGCCCGATGTCTCTTTTACAATTTACTCGGACGGGAAAAAAGTTTTGTCCGCGCCTAAAACAAAAACAGTTTTAGAACGATTGATGGACGTCTTGGGAAACGATTTCGCATCAGGCCTTCTGCCGGTTGAAATTAACCATCCGAATATAAAGATAAAAGCTTATATCACATCGCGGGAAAAAAGCCTTCCAAACAGGAATTTTCAGTTTCTTTTCGTAAATAAACGGCCGGTTAGTTTTACAAAATCCATTACGCACAGTCTTTATGAAGCCTACAGAGAAAACCTTGCCGTGGGCAGGCATCCCGGAGCGGTTCTATTTATTGAAATTGATCCAAGTGCTCTGGATGTTAATATCCATCCCACTAAACGGGAAGTAAAATTTTCCAAAGAACAGGAAATTCATCAGCTGCTTTACATGGCAATGAAAGGGGTTATTTCAAGCGAAAGCTCTTCTTCAATCCCTTTAATCAGCGGAAATGATGAGAAAATAGCAAGAAAAGACAATGTGTTCTCAAGAAACGAACCGATTTATCATGCCAAGAAAGACTATAATTCCAAACAATTCAGCATAACTGATTTTAAGGAAGTTTACGGACGCCAGCAGGAATTTAATGTTAATAGTGAAGGAAACCTGAATTTAAAGGTTTTGGGCCAGGTGCATAATCTCTACATTCTTTGCCAGTATGATGGCAGCATGTTAATTGTTGATCAGCATGCGGCCCAGGAAAGGATAAGGTATGAAAAATACCTTTCTGATTGGAATAAAAAAAGGATTCCTGTTCAGCCGATGCTTTTGCCGATAACTTTGGAAATGCCTCCCAGCCGAGCAGGACTTTTGAAAGAAAATAAAGAAATACTTAAAAATCTAGGGATAGAAATAGAAGAGTTCGGTAACAAAACTTTGCGCATAACCGGCCTTCCGGCCGTTCTTGGAACAAAAGTAGAAATAAATGATTTGCTTAATGAAATAGTTGAGGCTTTAAGCCAAGAAACAAAACTTCCGGAAACCCAAAAGATAGAAAAAATCATAAGAGCTGCCTGCCGATCCAGCGTAAAAGCCGGCGATGTTATGAACATTGCCGAAATGAACGCGCTCCTAAAAGGATTATTTACATGTAAAGCTCCCTATACCTGCCCGCACGGCCGTCCGACGACGTTTAAGATAACTTATGCGGAACTTGAAAAGTATTTCGGCCGCAAATGAAGCCTCCTCAAGTTCACACTCGTGGTATCCCCAATTGTTTCAGATTGCGTTACTGCGTAGCGGGCGAAATCCGCCGAAGCCCTCGGCTCATAGAGCCTATGGGCTCGAGAGCTGTGTCAACAATGCGGCGAATAGCCGCGCTGATTGATGACACGTTTAGCGCAGGCGGATAAATTCTTCAATATATCCCTTGACAAAGCCCCGGATCTGTATTATAAACTAAGCAAGAGAAGGCCGATATGCTGATTAAAGGTAGAAGCGGGGGAAGTCATGCGGAAGCTTTTAGTACTCTTCTCAATCTGTTTATTAAGCGCAACGCTTTACGCTGAGGTTAAGGTAAGTTTAGCCAGCGGCGACGTTGCTGTTTTTGTTAGTAATCAATGGATACAAGCAAATGAAGGCGCAGTATTAAATACTGCCGATAAAATAAAGACTTCAGGAAATTCCATAGCAATACTTGTCGTAGATGAAAAAACGCAGATTTGGGTAAACGAAAATTCAGAACTTTCCATTGCTTCTTTAGGGCAGGAAAGTTTTTTTGATTTGCTTGCCGGAAAGGTCCGCTCAAAAGTCAAACTCCTCCAGGGCCAGAAATTCAGAATTAAGACACCGGTTTCAGTTGCAACGGTCAGAGGGACTGATTTTGTGACTACCTACGAAGGCGGCCTTTTTGTTTTTGAGGGCAGAGTTGAATTCACTGATGCCAAATTGAAACAGCTTATTATGGTTGCAAAGGACCAGATCGGTTCTATTAAGAAAGGCAAGATGTCTGCCCCTAAAGATATGACTTCGGAAGAAAAAGCGAAACTAGAAGATGAGTGGAAAGCATTTATTGAAAAACAAATTAGCAAAATCTATGAAGAAGAACAAGAGCAGACTCTGAACTTGCGCAGAGATATGTATGAAATAGCTTCAGAAGTAAAAAATGATGTGAGAGTTGCCAAAGAATTAATGAATGAAATGAAAGAATCTGATTTTTCAGCCGGGATAACTCGGCGTGATATGTATGGAAACGTAGTAAGGTTTGAGCAATATCTCATAAGACCTGATGATAGCAGTTATGAGATAGTGAGTATAATAAAGAGCAAAGATTACACCTCAAATATTTCGGCTAGTAAACGGCTTGACATTTTTGATATGACCGTTACAATGAATACGGCTGTGCCTAATCAGCTTTCTGAATGGGAAAAAAGCGCCATATCAATGGGCGATACCATGTACCCGATAGCGGTTAATGTGGCAGTATCAAATATCACTGACAGCGGGCAGACAGACAATAATCTAATAAACGATCCAGAAACTGAAACTATAGATTCAGAACCGGATGAAAATACAGTTGATCCTAATACAGTAACACCAACACCTACAGATCCGACACCAGTAACACCGACACCTGATCCGACTCCCGTGACTCCGACGCCTGATCCGACAACCGTGACCCCGACACCAGTCAATCCGACTCCGGTAACCCCGACACCTGATCCTACACCGGTGGCGCCGACACCAGTCAATCCGACTCCGGTAACTCCGACACCAGTAAATCCGACTCCTGTTACCCCGACTCCTGTAACACCGACACCCGTGACTCCGACAACGGTAACTCAGAATACTAATGTAACAAATTCGTTGGTTAATACCAGAACTAACATTATCAGCAGTTTAATAAGCAGTCTGATAAAACGCATGAACTATATGCCGATCAATGTGAGAAATATATCGGTAGGCCCGGCAAGAAATCAGAAGCAGAAAGCAAACCAAAACAATGTAATTGAAAACGCTATCAAGATGCAAGAATAGATACGAAAAGAGCAGTTAAATTAACTTTTAAAAAACAGATTGGGGAGACTCATCCCGTTTATGATGATGCATTATGATGCGTCAATTGTAAACGGGATGTGTTTTTATGGGGCAAAAATTAGTCTAAATGAACCTCCGCCCAGTCCGCCCCGCCACAGGCGGGGTATCAGATGTTCCC
This region of Elusimicrobiota bacterium genomic DNA includes:
- the mutL gene encoding DNA mismatch repair endonuclease MutL produces the protein MNIKILSEETINKIAAGEVIERPANVVKELVENSLDAGGTNLEINIEGSGKKLIRVKDDGTGMSKEDILLSVQRHATSKINEFNDLEQLNTLGFRGEALPSIAAVSKLAIQSQTKDKNSAGWEITLKGGKLLASSSWAGSGGTVVEVSDLFFNTPARAKFLKSDATEKNHMFRLIEEMSLARPDVSFTIYSDGKKVLSAPKTKTVLERLMDVLGNDFASGLLPVEINHPNIKIKAYITSREKSLPNRNFQFLFVNKRPVSFTKSITHSLYEAYRENLAVGRHPGAVLFIEIDPSALDVNIHPTKREVKFSKEQEIHQLLYMAMKGVISSESSSSIPLISGNDEKIARKDNVFSRNEPIYHAKKDYNSKQFSITDFKEVYGRQQEFNVNSEGNLNLKVLGQVHNLYILCQYDGSMLIVDQHAAQERIRYEKYLSDWNKKRIPVQPMLLPITLEMPPSRAGLLKENKEILKNLGIEIEEFGNKTLRITGLPAVLGTKVEINDLLNEIVEALSQETKLPETQKIEKIIRAACRSSVKAGDVMNIAEMNALLKGLFTCKAPYTCPHGRPTTFKITYAELEKYFGRK
- a CDS encoding FecR family protein, with amino-acid sequence MRKLLVLFSICLLSATLYAEVKVSLASGDVAVFVSNQWIQANEGAVLNTADKIKTSGNSIAILVVDEKTQIWVNENSELSIASLGQESFFDLLAGKVRSKVKLLQGQKFRIKTPVSVATVRGTDFVTTYEGGLFVFEGRVEFTDAKLKQLIMVAKDQIGSIKKGKMSAPKDMTSEEKAKLEDEWKAFIEKQISKIYEEEQEQTLNLRRDMYEIASEVKNDVRVAKELMNEMKESDFSAGITRRDMYGNVVRFEQYLIRPDDSSYEIVSIIKSKDYTSNISASKRLDIFDMTVTMNTAVPNQLSEWEKSAISMGDTMYPIAVNVAVSNITDSGQTDNNLINDPETETIDSEPDENTVDPNTVTPTPTDPTPVTPTPDPTPVTPTPDPTTVTPTPVNPTPVTPTPDPTPVAPTPVNPTPVTPTPVNPTPVTPTPVTPTPVTPTTVTQNTNVTNSLVNTRTNIISSLISSLIKRMNYMPINVRNISVGPARNQKQKANQNNVIENAIKMQE